The segment CCTAAAGCAATTGAACTTTAAGCTATGGTTATTTGTCCCAACTGTGAGCACGAAAACCCAGACAGCGCAATTCAATGTGAAGCTTGCTACACACCTTTGCCCCAAACCATTCAGTGTCCCCACTGTGGCAGTCCCGTTCTTAGTAATGCAACGTTTTGTGGACAATGTGGAGCAAGTTTACAAACAGTAGGATCAGCAACCGTCCCATCGAGTCCACCACCCCCTCCGCCTCCCTTTGCAGCTATGATGGCACAAATGCCCCCTGATCCTTGGGCAACCTTTCCCATGTCAGCCCCTCCCCCTTATCGAGACATTGAAGAACCTTCGACGGAACCAGCCAGTACCCAGTTATCTCCTCCACCGCCCCCTCCTAATGAACCATCAACCGTTGGGTTTACCCAAATCCAAGTCCAAAAGGCCAGTTTATTCCATGTACAAACTGAGACACACTTGGAATTGCCCCAAGGGTTAGAAGTCATTCACATCGGCAAACCTAACCCAAAAATTCCTCCTGATATTGATATATCTGGGTTCCCCCATGCTGATATTGTCTCCCGTATTCATGCAGATATCCGCGTTGAGGGAGATGGCTTTTATATTGAAGATGTGGGGAGTTCTAATGGAACCTATATCAATCACAAGTCGTTACCCCACGGCAATCGTCATCGCTTACGTTCAGGCGATCGCATTTCTCTCGGTAAAGGCGATTTAGTTACGTTGATTTTCCAACTGTTCTAAGTGTCCCTCAAACCTCTCATTTAACAACAACTCCTCCCATGCAAGGAAAATGGCAAATCGGTTCTTTATTAGGAATCCCTCTCTATCTTGATCCGTCTTGGTTTATTATTCTCCTGTTTGTGACCTTGGTTAATGCAGCAGAGATTAGCACGCAAAGATTAGGGGGAAATCTGCCAGGTTTGGGATGGTTAGCTGGATTTATCATGGCTTTATTGCTATTTGGGTCGGTTCTGCTTCACGAATTGGGACACAGCTTAGCCGCTCGCGCTCAGGGGATTAAGGTTAATTCAATTACACTATTTCTCTTTGGGGGAGTGGCCTCGATCGATCGAGAATCGAAGACCCCGGTCGGAGCCTTTTGGGTAGCGATCGCAGGTCCTTTGGTCAGTTTTGGTCTGTTTATTTTGTTTTTTAGTCTCATTCAATGGGTGAATATTTCCAGCTTTGTCCCATCCGTTACTCAAGAGCTTGGGAATATTAAGTCATTATTAAGGTATATGTTGGGAGATTTAGCCCGAATTAATCTGGTTTTAGGGATTTTTAATTTAATTCCAGGGTTGCCCCTCGATGGGGGACAAATTTTAAAGGCGATTGTTTGGAAACTAACGGGCGATCGCTTTACGGGGGTTCGTTGGGCAGCAGCGAGTGGTAAATTAATTGGTTGGGTGGGAATCTCGACGGGATTGTTTTTTGTCTTGACAACAGGGGGTTTAAGTCCCGTTTGGATCGCGTTGATCGGTTGGTTTGTTCTGCGTAATGCTGATACCTATGATCGCTTGACCGCTTTGCAAGAAAGTTTACTCAAAATTGTGGCGGCTGAAGCGATGAGTCATGATTTTCGGGTGATTAATGCTCATCTAACCTTAAACCAATTTGCTCAAGAATATATTCTCAGAGATTTGAATACGTCTTTAGTGTATTATGCTGCGTCTGAAGGTCGTTATCGGGGACTCATTCGTGTTCAAGATTTACAGTTAATTGAGCGTTATCTCTGGGAAAATCAAACGTTAATCGATATTGTGCATCCTTTAACGGAGATTCCTTCCGTTATAGAAAAGACTCCCTTAGCAGAGGTAATTGAAACGCTAGAATCTATTAGCGATCGTTCTGTAACAGTATTATCTCCGGCGGGAGCCGTTGCAGGAGTTATTGATCGCGCAGATATTGTGAAAATTATCGCTATACGCCATAATCTTCCGATTCCTGACAATGAAATCCATCGGATCAAAGCTGAAGGAACCTATCCCCCTTATTTACAACTCCCTGCGATCGCTAAAAGTCTTCATGATTAGATAAAACTTGTGAACTACTGACCTTTTGGACTCAACAAAGAGACTCAAAACGGTCGGTGTGCAACGGAATTATTAGGCAGAAATTTGGAGACCATCAGGTAAGATTTAGCCCTCCATCTGAAATCAAAATCTCCCCGGTAAGATAGTGACTCGTAACCAACATCGAAGCCACCTGAGCGATCTCTTCTGGCTGCGCTCCTCGACCCATTGGCGATCGCTCTTCCCATAGCTTTCGTGCTGCTGTCCAATTTTTGCTCATTGGAGTGTCAACCAAACCTG is part of the Rippkaea orientalis PCC 8801 genome and harbors:
- a CDS encoding site-2 protease family protein codes for the protein MQGKWQIGSLLGIPLYLDPSWFIILLFVTLVNAAEISTQRLGGNLPGLGWLAGFIMALLLFGSVLLHELGHSLAARAQGIKVNSITLFLFGGVASIDRESKTPVGAFWVAIAGPLVSFGLFILFFSLIQWVNISSFVPSVTQELGNIKSLLRYMLGDLARINLVLGIFNLIPGLPLDGGQILKAIVWKLTGDRFTGVRWAAASGKLIGWVGISTGLFFVLTTGGLSPVWIALIGWFVLRNADTYDRLTALQESLLKIVAAEAMSHDFRVINAHLTLNQFAQEYILRDLNTSLVYYAASEGRYRGLIRVQDLQLIERYLWENQTLIDIVHPLTEIPSVIEKTPLAEVIETLESISDRSVTVLSPAGAVAGVIDRADIVKIIAIRHNLPIPDNEIHRIKAEGTYPPYLQLPAIAKSLHD
- a CDS encoding FHA domain-containing protein; this translates as MVICPNCEHENPDSAIQCEACYTPLPQTIQCPHCGSPVLSNATFCGQCGASLQTVGSATVPSSPPPPPPPFAAMMAQMPPDPWATFPMSAPPPYRDIEEPSTEPASTQLSPPPPPPNEPSTVGFTQIQVQKASLFHVQTETHLELPQGLEVIHIGKPNPKIPPDIDISGFPHADIVSRIHADIRVEGDGFYIEDVGSSNGTYINHKSLPHGNRHRLRSGDRISLGKGDLVTLIFQLF